CCGTCGGGACGTCGGCCGGGGACCCGTCCTCGTGACGAGAGCCCCTAGGCGGTGTTCCGGCGCGGCACGCGACGCCGCCTGTGGGACGCCGCCAGCTTCGCGTCGGGGCCGCAGAGGCCACACGGCGTGAACCCGAGATCCCGTGCCTCCTTCACCGCCAACGGGATCGTGGCCCGCGTACCGAGCCAGGCGCAGTGACCGAGGTGGTAGCGCGGATACTCGTCCACCACCAGGACCTCTGCCTCCAGCTGGGACACGAGCAGCGCGTCGTCGCCCGAGGTCTCCTCCTCGGGCGGGTCGACGTCCGCCCCGGCGAGTTCGCCCGACGACGCCAGCAGCGCCGTGCGGGGCGCGGTGTCCGTGAGAAGGTCGACCCCGTTCGCCGCGACCGGTTCCCTCGCCGGAACCTTCCGCTCCTGGTCCGGCTCCGGGGCGCTCGCCACGAACGTCGGACGACCCGACTCCCGACTCTCCCCGGCTCCCGCCGTCACGTCGTCGGTGGCCCCGGTACCGGACCCACCGGAGGCGGCGTCGGCGAGTCCGTCGGCCGCGGAGTCGGACCCGTCGCCCGCGGCCGCGGGCGGCTCGGACTTCTCCGAGGACGACTTCTCCGAGGACTCGGTGGCGTCGGCGTGCGCGCCCTCGGTCTCACGGTCCCCGGCACCCACGGCGGCCCGGTCCCCGTCGGCGGTGTCCCGAGACTCCACCGACGCTCCCGCCGAGTTGCGCGGCCGCCGCCGAACGCGGTCGACGAGGAGCAACACCCCGGCGAGAGCGGACGTACCGATCGACACCCAGGCCCACAGCGAGCTGGCCGTGACGAGTGCCGCCACCACCAGCCCCAGGGCCACCAGCACCAGAAGGAGGACGATGTAGAGCACGGTGAATTACAGCACATTTCCCGGTGTCACGGCCGGGTGACCTGCCATGACGCCCGCGCGAGTGAACTCAGCCGGCTTCCGCGCGCGGACCGAACGAGTAGCTCTGTCCGCTGCTGCTCGACTGGCTCGAACTGCTGCCGGACGAGGACGCCGAGGCGGGTGCCGCCGAGCCCCTGTCGTCCAACTCGCGCAGTTGAGATTCCAGGAAGCCACGCAGCCGGGTCCGGTACTCGCGCTCTATCGTGCGCAGTTCCTCGATCTTCTTGTTGAGCGCGGTCTTCTCGGTGTTGAGGTTGTTCAGTGTCTCGGTGTACTTGCGCTGAGCCTCGCGATCCAGGTTGGTCGCCTTCTCACGCGCCTGCCGCTCCAGGGTCTCCGCCCTGGTACGCGCCTCGTTCAGCATGGTCTCGGCGCGGGTCCGCGCGTCGTTGACCATCGAGTCGGCCTTCGCCCGCGCGTCCGACAGCAGCTGCTCGGACTTGGCGCGCGCCTCGGCGAGCATGGTGTCCGACTCGGTCTTGGCCTCGGCGGTGAGCCGGTCGGCCATCTCCTGCGCGAGACCGAGCACCTTCGCGGCCTGGACGTTCGGCTCTCCGCTGTCGGCCATCAGGCCCGTGGCCTGCGTCTGCTCCATCGGCGACGCGGGCGGCGGCACGGGAGCCAGCCGGCGCGAGGAGGCGTCGTCG
The window above is part of the Saccharomonospora glauca K62 genome. Proteins encoded here:
- the wag31 gene encoding DivIVA-like cell division protein Wag31, with the translated sequence MSLTPADVHNVAFSKPPIGKRGYNEDEVDAFLDLVETELARLIEDNNELRQQVEQLDAELESTRSELESVKAHAAHDDASSRRLAPVPPPASPMEQTQATGLMADSGEPNVQAAKVLGLAQEMADRLTAEAKTESDTMLAEARAKSEQLLSDARAKADSMVNDARTRAETMLNEARTRAETLERQAREKATNLDREAQRKYTETLNNLNTEKTALNKKIEELRTIEREYRTRLRGFLESQLRELDDRGSAAPASASSSGSSSSQSSSSGQSYSFGPRAEAG